The following are encoded together in the Acidovorax sp. KKS102 genome:
- a CDS encoding BLUF domain-containing protein produces MLVRLLYASRAVDTSPAAIEAILTQSRQHNPGSGITGVLCYGGGVFLQAIEGGRSAVSELYGHIQKDPRHKDVVLLHYEEIAERRFGGWTMGQVNLSKINHSILLKYSEKPELDPYSVSGKVSFALLEELMATASIIGRA; encoded by the coding sequence ATGCTGGTACGCCTGCTTTACGCCAGTCGCGCGGTCGATACCTCGCCCGCCGCCATCGAAGCCATCCTGACGCAGTCGCGCCAGCACAACCCGGGCTCCGGCATCACCGGCGTGCTGTGCTACGGCGGTGGCGTGTTCCTGCAAGCCATCGAGGGCGGCCGCTCTGCGGTGAGCGAGCTGTACGGCCACATCCAGAAGGACCCGCGCCACAAGGACGTGGTGCTGCTGCACTACGAAGAAATCGCCGAGCGCCGTTTTGGCGGCTGGACCATGGGCCAGGTCAACCTGTCCAAGATCAACCACTCCATTCTGCTGAAGTATTCCGAGAAGCCTGAGCTGGACCCGTACTCCGTGTCGGGCAAGGTGTCGTTTGCGCTGCTCGAAGAGTTGATGGCCACAGCCTCCATCATCGGCCGAGCCTGA
- a CDS encoding DMT family transporter yields the protein MTFTAFALIILAGLIHACWNIVAKKAGGDSRFAFFTSVIMMVVWAPLGWYLGRDAVPLWGAVEWGFVVASGLLHVAYFVILLRGYRVADLTVVYPLARGSGPLLSSLVAITLLGEQISALGALGIVGVVGGVFLIAGGPGLLRAAHDPAARARVHKGMAYGVLTGAFIASYTVVDGYAVKFLLMSPILVDYMGNFVRVGLLAPVVLRDLPTARTLWLAQWRFALAVAVVSPVAYVLVLYAMQQAPLSHVAPAREVSMLFAALIGGHLLGEGDRVARILGALCIAAGVTALALG from the coding sequence GTGACCTTCACCGCCTTCGCCCTCATCATCCTCGCCGGCCTCATCCATGCGTGCTGGAACATCGTGGCCAAGAAGGCCGGGGGGGACTCGCGGTTTGCGTTCTTCACCTCGGTGATCATGATGGTGGTCTGGGCGCCGCTGGGCTGGTACCTGGGGCGCGACGCGGTACCGCTGTGGGGTGCGGTGGAGTGGGGCTTTGTGGTCGCCAGCGGGCTGTTGCACGTGGCTTACTTTGTCATCCTGCTGCGCGGCTACCGGGTGGCGGACCTCACCGTGGTCTACCCGCTGGCGCGGGGCTCGGGGCCACTCCTGTCGTCGCTGGTGGCCATCACGCTGCTGGGTGAGCAGATCTCGGCGCTGGGCGCCCTGGGCATTGTGGGCGTGGTGGGGGGCGTGTTTCTGATCGCGGGCGGCCCGGGCCTGCTGCGCGCCGCGCACGACCCTGCCGCACGGGCACGGGTGCACAAGGGCATGGCCTACGGGGTTCTGACGGGGGCCTTCATTGCCAGCTACACGGTGGTCGATGGTTATGCGGTCAAGTTTTTGCTGATGTCGCCCATCCTGGTGGACTACATGGGCAACTTTGTGCGCGTGGGGCTGCTGGCGCCGGTGGTGCTGCGCGACCTGCCCACCGCCCGCACGCTGTGGCTGGCCCAGTGGCGTTTTGCCCTGGCCGTGGCGGTGGTCAGCCCCGTGGCCTATGTGCTGGTGCTGTACGCCATGCAGCAGGCGCCCCTGTCGCACGTGGCCCCTGCGCGCGAGGTGTCCATGCTGTTTGCCGCGCTGATCGGCGGCCACCTGCTGGGCGAGGGTGACCGCGTGGCGCGCATCTTAGGTGCGCTGTGCATTGCGGCAGGTGTCACGGCCCTGGCCTTGGGATGA
- a CDS encoding DUF429 domain-containing protein produces MTTMAPQSPFQLLGCDFSSSPTRRKPIVLALGQRQGARVALTALQPIDTRAAFGQWLAQPGDWVGGFDLPFGLPRELVQALGWPTDWIACMQQYRRLSREQIRAQFAAFCDARPVGGKFAHRATDRPAGSSPSMKWVNPPVAYMLHAGLPLLLDAGVHLPGLHAGDPRRVALEAYPGLLAREVLQRRSYKSDDRAKQTPDRLIARKDLVNALELGQTRLGLRLKLSHAQRDALVQDASGDSLDAVLCLLQAAWAQQRHAEGDALYGLPPGLDPLEGWIVTADKP; encoded by the coding sequence ATGACCACCATGGCACCCCAATCCCCTTTCCAGCTACTGGGCTGTGACTTCTCCAGCAGCCCCACGCGGCGCAAACCCATCGTGCTGGCGCTGGGCCAACGCCAGGGCGCGCGCGTGGCGCTCACCGCGCTGCAACCGATCGACACACGGGCCGCATTCGGCCAGTGGCTGGCGCAGCCCGGCGACTGGGTGGGCGGTTTTGATCTGCCCTTTGGCCTGCCGCGCGAGCTGGTGCAGGCGCTGGGCTGGCCCACCGACTGGATCGCCTGCATGCAGCAGTACCGCCGCCTAAGCCGCGAGCAGATCCGCGCGCAGTTTGCGGCGTTCTGCGACGCGCGGCCCGTGGGGGGCAAGTTTGCCCACCGCGCCACCGACAGGCCCGCAGGCTCCAGTCCGTCGATGAAATGGGTGAACCCGCCCGTGGCCTACATGCTGCATGCGGGTCTGCCGCTGCTGCTGGACGCCGGCGTGCACCTGCCCGGCCTGCACGCAGGCGACCCCCGTCGCGTGGCGCTGGAGGCCTACCCCGGCCTGCTCGCGCGCGAGGTGCTGCAGCGCCGCAGCTACAAGAGCGACGACCGCGCCAAGCAGACGCCTGACCGCCTCATCGCCCGCAAAGACCTGGTCAACGCGCTGGAGCTGGGCCAGACCCGCCTGGGCCTGCGCCTCAAGCTCAGCCACGCCCAGCGCGACGCGCTGGTGCAGGACGCCAGCGGCGACAGCCTGGACGCCGTGCTGTGCCTGCTGCAGGCCGCCTGGGCCCAGCAGCGCCATGCCGAGGGCGACGCGCTTTACGGCCTGCCGCCGGGGCTCGATCCACTCGAAGGCTGGATCGTCACCGCGGACAAGCCCTGA
- a CDS encoding histidine phosphatase family protein, with amino-acid sequence MTELILIRHGETDWNRELRFQGHVDVPLNAIGHEQARRLAERLAAERPVVHHLICSDLIRTQQTATPSLKVLFPQARIDTLTDSALREQNFGVVDGKRVDDVKQEHADAWNQWLRFEADYGMPGGETTRQFHTRVMDAVYRIAQQHSGQTVMVVTHGGVLDMIWRTARGTGLDGPRQSDIPNAGLNRVRVSGEAVEVLDWADVRHLADLPEQPVYDQTKLVVR; translated from the coding sequence ATGACTGAATTGATCCTGATCCGCCACGGCGAGACCGACTGGAACCGCGAACTGCGCTTTCAGGGCCACGTGGATGTCCCCCTCAACGCCATTGGCCACGAACAGGCCCGCCGCCTGGCCGAGCGCCTGGCTGCAGAGCGCCCCGTGGTGCACCACCTCATCTGCAGCGACCTCATCCGCACCCAGCAGACCGCCACGCCCAGCCTGAAGGTGCTGTTTCCCCAGGCCCGCATCGACACCCTCACCGACAGTGCCCTGCGCGAGCAAAACTTTGGCGTGGTGGACGGCAAGCGCGTGGACGACGTCAAGCAGGAGCACGCCGACGCATGGAACCAGTGGCTGCGCTTTGAAGCCGACTATGGCATGCCCGGCGGCGAGACCACCCGCCAGTTCCACACCCGCGTGATGGACGCCGTCTACCGCATCGCCCAGCAGCACAGCGGCCAGACGGTGATGGTCGTCACCCATGGCGGCGTGCTCGACATGATCTGGCGCACTGCGCGCGGCACAGGGCTGGACGGCCCGCGCCAGAGCGACATCCCCAACGCGGGGCTCAACCGTGTGCGGGTGAGTGGAGAAGCGGTGGAGGTGCTGGACTGGGCCGATGTGCGGCACCTGGCGGATTTGCCGGAGCAGCCGGTGTATGACCAGACGAAGTTGGTGGTGCGGTGA
- a CDS encoding IrmA family protein, with protein sequence MKRFAPAILIILSGLAAQAHAIDFWHSNTVWAGQGQCSAVFSFDSGMEEVKNLQVAVTVLNKANKRVASGVLEIPRFGQSAADRYADAFLESEELCSDDLVIVVNKATAAIDGKRTDLLKSKALVIRDFKPFKIRIGK encoded by the coding sequence ATGAAGCGATTTGCACCAGCGATATTGATCATCCTTTCAGGCCTCGCAGCACAAGCGCATGCCATTGACTTCTGGCATTCCAACACGGTGTGGGCTGGTCAAGGTCAATGCTCTGCTGTGTTTTCTTTTGACAGCGGGATGGAAGAAGTCAAAAACCTGCAGGTAGCGGTGACCGTCTTGAACAAAGCAAATAAACGGGTGGCGTCAGGTGTTCTGGAAATTCCTCGATTCGGGCAATCTGCTGCCGATCGGTACGCTGACGCGTTTCTGGAGAGCGAGGAACTCTGCTCGGATGATCTCGTCATTGTGGTGAACAAGGCAACTGCCGCTATCGATGGCAAACGGACTGACCTCTTAAAGTCAAAAGCACTCGTCATCCGCGACTTCAAGCCATTCAAGATTCGCATCGGCAAATAG
- a CDS encoding tetratricopeptide repeat protein, with protein sequence MPSSTHTRMTDSLGNPITLQDETSATALNDFVEGFIACEARAVNVLNAAADTSPIVQASCAALHMFAESADAPRNARTFIDQALARAADATEREQRFVAAIAAWVDGDLPRAIALHEEQARLHPRDLASLKLGQYHLFNRGDSPGMLRLALQALPAAAEVPYLHGMLAFGWEQCHRLPEAESAARHAITLCRKEPWAHHALAHVMLTQGRIREGTDFMASVSDTWTDLNSFMVTHNWWHQALFLLEQDRHAEVLALYDSQVWGVVKEYTQDQINAVSLLARLELAGVDVGDRWADVADHLAPRLADHVLPFLDLQYLYGLARAGRMEAARTLHNNIAAHAATRTEAHERTVWQQVCVPAAHGLLAHAQGDWATAVEKLGVALPRLVEIGGSHAQRDLFHQIWLDALQRNGQWGAVQNVVQPMVNGQPESVRLARQIRAINSVLGLPSAT encoded by the coding sequence ATGCCATCCTCCACGCACACCCGCATGACCGACAGCCTGGGCAACCCCATCACGCTGCAGGACGAAACCAGCGCGACAGCGCTGAATGACTTTGTAGAAGGCTTCATCGCCTGCGAAGCCCGCGCGGTGAACGTGCTGAACGCAGCGGCCGACACCAGCCCCATCGTCCAGGCCAGCTGCGCGGCGCTGCACATGTTTGCCGAGTCGGCAGACGCCCCGCGCAACGCGCGCACCTTCATCGACCAGGCCCTGGCCCGTGCCGCAGATGCTACCGAGCGTGAGCAACGCTTTGTGGCCGCCATCGCCGCCTGGGTGGATGGTGACCTGCCCCGCGCCATTGCACTGCACGAGGAGCAAGCCCGCCTGCACCCGCGCGACCTCGCGTCCCTCAAGCTCGGCCAATACCATTTGTTCAACCGTGGCGACTCACCCGGCATGCTGCGCCTGGCACTGCAGGCCCTGCCCGCAGCGGCCGAGGTGCCCTACCTGCACGGCATGCTGGCCTTTGGCTGGGAGCAATGCCACCGCCTGCCCGAGGCCGAAAGCGCCGCCCGCCACGCCATCACCCTGTGCCGCAAAGAACCCTGGGCCCACCACGCGCTGGCCCACGTCATGCTGACCCAGGGCCGCATCCGCGAAGGTACAGACTTCATGGCCAGCGTGAGCGACACCTGGACGGACCTGAACTCCTTCATGGTCACGCACAACTGGTGGCACCAGGCGCTGTTTTTGCTGGAGCAAGACCGGCATGCCGAAGTGCTGGCGCTCTACGACAGCCAGGTGTGGGGCGTGGTCAAGGAATACACCCAGGACCAGATCAACGCCGTGTCCCTGCTCGCCCGGCTGGAGCTGGCGGGCGTGGACGTGGGCGACCGCTGGGCCGACGTGGCCGACCACCTGGCGCCGCGCCTGGCAGACCATGTACTGCCCTTCCTGGACCTGCAATACCTCTACGGCCTGGCCCGCGCAGGCCGCATGGAGGCCGCACGCACGCTGCACAACAACATCGCAGCCCACGCCGCCACCCGCACCGAGGCACACGAGCGCACCGTGTGGCAGCAGGTATGCGTGCCTGCCGCCCACGGCCTGCTGGCGCATGCGCAGGGCGACTGGGCGACGGCGGTGGAGAAACTGGGCGTGGCTCTGCCCCGGCTGGTGGAGATTGGAGGAAGCCATGCGCAGCGGGATCTGTTCCACCAGATCTGGCTGGATGCACTGCAGCGCAACGGGCAGTGGGGGGCGGTGCAGAACGTAGTGCAGCCGATGGTGAATGGGCAGCCGGAGTCGGTGCGGTTGGCAAGGCAGATCAGGGCGATAAACAGCGTGTTAGGGCTACCGTCGGCGACATAG
- a CDS encoding amidase, with the protein MTELHDLPAHDLIAAYRQRKLSPVEVTQAVLAHIERWEPHIQATYLLRPEAALAQARASEARWLRGEPKGALDGVPSTIKENIATEGDPTPLGTAAVELVPAAADAPPAARMREAGAVIVAKTTMPDYGMLSSGLSTFHPLSRNPWDVSKGPGGSSAGGGAAAAAGYGPLHIGTDIGGSLRLPASWCGIFSLKPSLGRIPIDPPYTGRAAGPMTRTVADAALMMQVLSQPDARDSMSLPYQDIAWGQFNKGAERLRGLRIGLLLDAGCGLPVEPEVKAAVERAAKLMEAAGATIVPMAPFMTQAMLDGMDHFWRMRSHIDLQALPAARRDKVLPYIRTWADSAAGMSGTEVFNASHQFHLTRVNTVKACSAFDYVISPVAPNVAFQAELPSPTNDPLRPLEHIGFTVPFNMSEQPAASVNCGYTRAGLPIGLQIAGARFDDLGVLQVAHAFELIREPQRAWPRPPAA; encoded by the coding sequence ATGACCGAACTGCACGACCTGCCCGCCCACGACCTGATTGCCGCCTACCGCCAGCGCAAGCTGTCACCGGTTGAGGTCACGCAGGCCGTGCTGGCCCACATCGAACGGTGGGAGCCCCACATCCAGGCCACCTACCTGCTGCGCCCCGAGGCCGCCCTGGCGCAAGCCCGAGCCTCCGAGGCCCGCTGGCTGCGCGGCGAGCCCAAGGGCGCGCTCGACGGCGTGCCCAGCACCATCAAGGAAAACATTGCCACCGAAGGCGACCCCACCCCGCTGGGCACGGCCGCCGTCGAGCTGGTGCCCGCTGCCGCCGACGCACCCCCTGCCGCCCGCATGCGCGAGGCCGGTGCCGTCATCGTCGCCAAGACCACCATGCCCGACTACGGCATGCTGTCCTCGGGCCTGTCCACCTTTCACCCGCTGTCGCGCAACCCCTGGGACGTGAGCAAGGGCCCCGGCGGCTCCAGCGCCGGTGGCGGCGCGGCGGCCGCTGCGGGCTACGGCCCGCTGCACATTGGCACCGACATCGGTGGCTCGCTGCGCCTGCCCGCCAGCTGGTGCGGCATCTTCAGCCTCAAGCCCAGCCTGGGCCGCATCCCGATTGACCCGCCTTACACCGGGCGCGCCGCCGGCCCCATGACCCGCACCGTGGCCGACGCCGCGCTGATGATGCAGGTGCTGAGCCAGCCCGACGCACGCGACAGCATGAGCCTGCCCTACCAGGACATCGCCTGGGGCCAGTTCAACAAGGGCGCCGAGCGCCTGCGCGGCCTGCGCATCGGCCTGCTGCTGGATGCAGGCTGCGGCCTGCCGGTAGAACCCGAAGTGAAGGCCGCCGTGGAGCGCGCAGCAAAACTCATGGAAGCCGCCGGCGCCACCATCGTGCCCATGGCGCCCTTCATGACCCAGGCCATGCTCGACGGCATGGACCATTTCTGGCGCATGCGGTCCCACATCGACCTGCAAGCCCTGCCTGCGGCGCGGCGCGACAAGGTGCTGCCCTACATCCGCACCTGGGCCGACAGCGCTGCCGGCATGAGCGGCACCGAAGTCTTTAACGCCAGCCACCAGTTCCACCTGACCCGCGTGAACACGGTCAAGGCCTGCAGCGCGTTCGACTACGTGATCTCGCCCGTGGCGCCCAACGTCGCCTTCCAGGCCGAGCTGCCCTCGCCCACCAACGACCCGCTGCGCCCGCTGGAACACATCGGCTTCACCGTGCCGTTCAACATGTCCGAGCAGCCTGCGGCCTCGGTCAACTGCGGGTACACCCGCGCGGGTTTGCCCATCGGCCTGCAGATTGCGGGTGCGCGTTTTGACGACCTGGGCGTGCTGCAGGTCGCGCATGCCTTCGAACTCATCCGCGAGCCCCAGCGCGCATGGCCCCGGCCGCCTGCGGCATAA
- a CDS encoding ABC transporter substrate-binding protein, with amino-acid sequence MLNRRTVLATGAIAAVPLTTSLGALAQGRKDAVTLAMTLEPPGLDPTAGAASAIAEIVQYNIFETLTKINPDGSVSPLLAESWEVSPDLKTYTFKLRRGVKFQNGEPFTAAAVKFSYDRAGGEKSTNKDKRTFAGITTQVVDDYTVVLLNKEIDPDLLFVLGQATSIIVEPKSADTNANKPVGTGPYQLQAWNKGSSVVLTAWADYRDAKAIKIKRATFRFISDPAAQVAALLAGDVDAFPRVTPRSVAQFKANPKFQVVVSGSRAKTILAINNGKKPLDDVRVRRAIAAAIDRKAVIEGAGDGYGAPIGSHYVPGAFGYVDTTGVNPYDPEKAKKLLAEAGIKTPLELTMTLPPTPYARQGGEVIAAQLAKVGIVAKIQNVEWAQWLSGTYGSKNYDLTVISHVEPFDLGNFAKPDYYWAYNSPKFNDLFNQIKNAARPADRAKLLGDAQRLLAEDSVHAFLYSNQWITVANKNLKGLWKDMPVFVNDISALSWS; translated from the coding sequence ATGCTGAACCGCCGTACCGTCCTTGCCACTGGCGCCATCGCCGCTGTGCCCTTGACCACCTCGCTTGGCGCCCTGGCGCAAGGCCGCAAAGATGCGGTGACGCTGGCGATGACGCTGGAGCCCCCAGGCCTGGACCCCACCGCCGGTGCGGCCTCCGCCATCGCCGAGATCGTTCAGTACAACATCTTCGAGACGCTCACCAAGATCAACCCCGACGGCAGCGTGTCGCCCCTGCTGGCCGAAAGCTGGGAGGTCTCGCCCGACCTCAAGACCTACACCTTCAAGCTGCGCCGTGGCGTGAAGTTCCAGAACGGCGAGCCCTTCACCGCTGCGGCCGTCAAGTTCTCGTACGACCGCGCAGGCGGCGAGAAGAGCACCAACAAGGACAAGCGCACCTTTGCCGGCATCACCACCCAGGTGGTGGACGACTACACCGTCGTGCTGCTCAACAAGGAGATCGACCCCGACCTGCTGTTCGTGCTGGGCCAGGCCACCTCCATCATCGTGGAGCCCAAGAGCGCCGACACCAACGCCAACAAGCCCGTGGGCACCGGCCCCTACCAGCTGCAGGCGTGGAACAAGGGCTCGTCGGTCGTGCTGACCGCCTGGGCCGACTACCGCGATGCCAAGGCCATCAAGATCAAGCGCGCCACCTTCCGCTTCATCTCCGACCCGGCTGCCCAGGTGGCGGCCCTGCTGGCGGGCGACGTGGACGCCTTCCCCCGCGTTACCCCCCGCAGCGTGGCGCAGTTCAAGGCCAACCCCAAGTTCCAGGTGGTGGTCAGCGGCTCGCGCGCCAAGACCATCCTGGCCATCAACAACGGCAAGAAGCCGCTGGACGACGTGCGCGTGCGCCGCGCCATTGCCGCCGCCATTGACCGCAAAGCCGTGATCGAAGGCGCGGGCGACGGCTACGGCGCGCCCATCGGCAGCCACTACGTGCCCGGCGCGTTTGGCTACGTGGACACCACGGGCGTGAACCCCTACGACCCCGAGAAGGCCAAGAAGCTGCTGGCCGAAGCCGGCATCAAAACGCCGCTGGAGCTGACGATGACGCTGCCCCCCACGCCATACGCCCGCCAGGGTGGCGAGGTGATTGCAGCCCAGCTGGCCAAGGTCGGCATCGTCGCCAAGATCCAGAACGTGGAATGGGCGCAGTGGCTCAGCGGCACCTACGGCAGCAAGAACTATGACCTGACCGTGATCAGCCACGTGGAGCCCTTTGACTTGGGCAACTTTGCCAAGCCTGACTACTACTGGGCCTACAACTCGCCCAAGTTCAACGACCTGTTCAATCAGATCAAGAACGCCGCCCGCCCCGCCGACCGCGCCAAGCTGCTGGGCGATGCGCAGCGCCTGCTGGCCGAGGACTCGGTGCACGCCTTCCTGTACTCCAACCAGTGGATCACGGTGGCCAACAAGAACCTCAAGGGCCTGTGGAAAGACATGCCCGTGTTCGTCAACGACATCTCCGCGCTGTCCTGGTCCTGA
- a CDS encoding ATP-binding cassette domain-containing protein translates to MTQASHPTSVPTTAPLLQVTDLVREYTLPREHLFRPPGKVHALNGVNFSIAAGRSLGIVGESGSGKSTLARLVMALDAPTSGTVELLGRNLHQLPAEELRQARRDFQMVFQDPYGSLDPRQTVERIVTEPLQAQGQTTRAEQREQAAQVLTQVGLRTNDLGKYPHEFSGGQRQRIAIARALITRPRLIVADEPVSALDVSVQAQVLNLMQDLQQQFGITYMLISHDLAVVNHLCDEVVVLYQGRIVERGSPGELFRNAQHPYTQSLVGAVPQVQPGRARARRAAAAAATAKTA, encoded by the coding sequence ATGACCCAGGCATCCCACCCCACTTCTGTCCCAACCACCGCGCCGCTGCTCCAGGTGACCGACCTGGTGCGTGAATACACCCTGCCCCGCGAGCACCTGTTCCGCCCGCCGGGTAAGGTGCATGCGCTCAACGGCGTGAACTTCTCGATTGCCGCAGGCCGCAGCCTGGGCATCGTCGGCGAATCGGGCTCGGGCAAGTCCACCCTGGCACGGCTGGTGATGGCGCTGGATGCGCCCACCTCCGGCACGGTGGAGCTGCTGGGCCGCAACCTGCACCAGCTGCCCGCCGAAGAGCTGCGCCAGGCGCGGCGCGACTTCCAGATGGTGTTCCAGGACCCGTACGGGTCGCTGGACCCGCGCCAGACGGTGGAGCGCATCGTGACCGAGCCGCTGCAGGCGCAAGGCCAGACCACGCGCGCCGAGCAGCGCGAGCAGGCCGCCCAGGTGTTGACCCAGGTGGGCCTGCGCACCAATGACCTGGGCAAGTACCCGCACGAATTTTCGGGCGGCCAGCGCCAGCGCATTGCGATTGCGCGCGCCCTCATCACCCGGCCTCGCCTCATCGTGGCCGACGAGCCGGTGAGCGCGCTCGACGTGTCGGTGCAGGCCCAGGTGCTCAACCTGATGCAAGACCTGCAGCAGCAGTTCGGCATCACCTACATGCTCATCAGCCATGACCTCGCGGTGGTCAACCACCTGTGCGACGAGGTGGTGGTGCTGTACCAGGGACGCATCGTGGAGCGCGGCTCGCCGGGCGAGCTGTTCCGCAACGCGCAGCACCCTTACACACAGTCGCTGGTGGGCGCCGTGCCGCAGGTGCAGCCCGGCCGCGCGCGGGCGCGCCGTGCGGCAGCCGCTGCGGCAACGGCAAAAACCGCATAA
- a CDS encoding ABC transporter ATP-binding protein: MSLLEVSNLRIRLQTHRGPADAVRGVSFSLARGETLGLIGESGCGKSITAMSLMGLLPESAQVTGSIRFDGQELVGRTDAQMCQMRGNRIGMVFQEPMTALNPVHTIGRQVAEPLRLHRGMNAAAARTEAIALLDRVGIPNAAQRFDAYPHQFSGGQRQRITIAMALACGPDLLIADEPTTALDVTIQQQILDLISDLVAERNMALILISHDLGVISQNVDRMMVMYGGSVVESGSTASVFSAMAHPYTRGLFAARPHLGAVHAPGQRPRLSTIPGTVPELVDLPAGCPFAGRCSYTVDDCHHKQPEATLVATDADGDHLVRCLRREAIAEAQSANVVNIVEVAA; the protein is encoded by the coding sequence ATGTCTCTGTTAGAAGTCTCCAACCTCCGCATCCGCCTGCAGACGCACCGGGGCCCCGCCGATGCCGTGCGCGGCGTGAGCTTTTCGCTGGCGCGCGGTGAAACCCTGGGCCTGATCGGTGAATCGGGCTGTGGCAAATCCATCACCGCCATGTCGCTCATGGGCCTGCTGCCTGAGAGCGCGCAGGTCACCGGCAGCATCCGCTTTGACGGCCAAGAGCTGGTGGGCCGCACCGATGCACAGATGTGCCAGATGCGCGGCAACCGCATTGGCATGGTGTTCCAGGAGCCCATGACGGCCCTCAACCCCGTGCACACCATTGGCCGCCAGGTGGCAGAGCCGCTGCGCCTGCACCGGGGCATGAATGCGGCAGCCGCACGCACCGAAGCGATTGCCCTGCTGGACCGCGTGGGCATCCCCAATGCCGCGCAGCGTTTTGATGCCTACCCGCACCAGTTCTCAGGCGGGCAGCGCCAGCGCATCACCATTGCGATGGCACTGGCCTGCGGGCCCGACCTGCTGATTGCCGACGAGCCCACCACGGCGCTGGACGTGACCATCCAGCAGCAGATCCTGGACCTCATCAGCGACCTGGTGGCCGAGCGCAACATGGCGCTGATCCTCATCTCGCACGACCTGGGCGTGATCTCGCAGAACGTGGACCGCATGATGGTGATGTACGGCGGCAGCGTGGTCGAGAGCGGCTCCACCGCCTCGGTCTTCTCGGCCATGGCGCACCCCTACACACGCGGGCTTTTCGCAGCCCGGCCCCACCTGGGTGCCGTGCACGCGCCTGGGCAACGCCCTCGTCTGTCCACCATTCCGGGCACGGTGCCCGAGCTGGTGGACCTGCCCGCAGGCTGCCCCTTTGCGGGGCGCTGCAGCTACACGGTGGATGACTGCCACCACAAACAACCCGAAGCCACCCTGGTGGCCACCGATGCCGACGGCGACCACCTGGTGCGCTGCCTGCGGCGCGAGGCCATTGCCGAGGCGCAGAGTGCGAACGTGGTGAACATCGTCGAGGTGGCCGCATGA
- a CDS encoding ABC transporter permease has product MSAAISSPSPAATSAPSWLHRALRHRSFVIGAVLSLLLVLAAALSLVWTPWSPYEMDLANKLAGPSSTHWLGTDAFGRDVASLLMVGARNSILVGVIAVGIGLTIGTALGLLAAAKRGWVEELIMRLADFTFAFPALLLAIMMTAVFGAGIVNSIIAIGIFYIPTFARVTRASANAVWAREYILAARACGKGTWRITLEHVLPNTLSVLIVQTTIQFALAILAEAALSYLGLGTQPPQPSWGRMLSEAQTLMFQAPLLAVWPGVAIALAVLGLNLLGDGLRDLLDPRLSRKR; this is encoded by the coding sequence ATGAGCGCCGCCATTTCCTCACCATCCCCCGCAGCTACCTCCGCCCCGAGCTGGCTGCACCGCGCGCTGCGCCACCGCAGCTTTGTCATCGGTGCCGTTCTGTCACTGCTTCTGGTGCTGGCTGCTGCACTGTCGCTGGTCTGGACACCCTGGTCGCCTTACGAAATGGACCTTGCCAACAAGCTGGCAGGGCCGTCCAGCACACACTGGCTGGGCACGGATGCCTTCGGGCGCGACGTGGCGTCGCTGTTGATGGTGGGCGCCCGTAACTCCATCTTGGTGGGCGTGATCGCAGTGGGCATCGGCCTCACCATCGGCACGGCGCTGGGCCTGCTGGCCGCCGCCAAGCGCGGCTGGGTGGAAGAACTCATCATGCGGCTGGCGGACTTCACGTTTGCCTTCCCCGCTCTGCTGCTGGCCATCATGATGACGGCGGTGTTTGGCGCAGGCATCGTCAACTCCATCATCGCCATCGGCATCTTCTATATCCCGACGTTTGCGCGCGTCACCCGCGCCTCGGCCAATGCCGTGTGGGCGCGTGAATACATCCTGGCCGCGCGGGCCTGTGGCAAAGGCACCTGGCGAATCACGCTGGAGCATGTGCTGCCCAACACCCTGTCGGTGCTCATCGTGCAGACCACCATCCAGTTCGCGCTGGCCATACTGGCCGAGGCGGCCCTGTCGTACCTGGGCCTGGGCACCCAGCCGCCCCAGCCCTCCTGGGGCCGCATGCTGAGCGAGGCACAGACGCTGATGTTCCAGGCCCCGCTGCTGGCCGTGTGGCCGGGTGTGGCAATTGCGCTGGCCGTGCTGGGGCTGAACCTGCTGGGTGACGGGCTGCGTGATTTGCTCGACCCCCGCCTCTCTCGCAAGCGCTGA